TCCCTGCGACCGGCGACTCTCGCCGAATGAGTGAGCCCTTCATCGGCACCGAAGCCCTGGCGGCCGGCATCGTCACCCGCTACCAGCTCAACCGCGACCACCGCAGAATCCTGCCGAACATCTACGTGGACAAGCGAACTGCCGTGTCGCTGCGGCAACGCACCACGGCGGCGTGGTTGTGGTCGGGCCGTAACGCGGTGATCGCGGGAGCCGCCGCATCGGCGCTCCATGGCCCGAAGTGGGTGGCCGACGACGTTCCGATCGAGTTGATCGTCGCCAAGACCAAGCCACCCGGAAAGGTGATCACGCGACAGGACCTGATCTGCGACGGGGAGGTCATGCGCATCGACGGGCTGTCGGTCACGAGCGTCGAGCGCACTGCTTTCGACCTTGGGCGCCGCGGGTTGATCGGTGCGGCCGTCGCGCGGCTCGACGCACTTGCTCGAGCCACCGGATTGAAGGCCGACGACGTGCTGGCGCTCGCCGCGCGTCACCGCCACGCCCGTGGCCTGCGGCAACTCGAACGGGCGCTGGATCTATTCGACCCTGGAGGCCAGTCCCCGAAAGAAACCTGGCTGCGGCTGATGCTCATCGACGCAGGTTTTCCGCGGCCACAGACACAGCTACCGGTGCTCGGGCCCGACGGCTACCCGCGGTACTTCCTCGACCTGGGTTGGGAGGAACTGATGCTGGCGGTCGAATACGAGGGTGCGCAGCATGCCGATCAGCTCGGCTACGACATCACGCGTTCCGACTACATCACGCGAGTCGGCTGGACCCACGTCAGAGTGGCCGCGGGACACCGACGGCCCGCCATCATCCTCCGGGTGGGGCATGAATGGGATCGACTTTGGCGGCCAGAGCTCGGGATCGCGCCGCGTCGGCCACCGCTGGCCGGCCCCTCACTGGAACTCGGCTGTTGACTTTGAATCCACGCTCACCGCTACTCGCACAAATGCGGCGTCAGTTCTAAGTCAACGCAAAAGGTGCTCAGTTGCGGCCAGCAGCGCGCACGTGGCCAGGCCGTCGATCGCGTCACGGACGTCGGCCAGCGACGGGAAGGTCGGGGCGATGCGGATGTTCTTGTCGTCGGGGTCCTTGCGGTACGGGAACGCCGAACCCGCCTCGGTGACCGCGATCCCGGCGTCCTTGGCCAGGGCGACGGTGCGCTTGGCGGTGCCGGGCCACACGTCCAGGCTGACGAAGTAGCCGCCCTTCGGGTCGGTCCACGACGCGATCTTCGACTCGGCCAACCGGTCCTCGAGGATCTCGGCGACCAAGGCGAACTTGGGGGCGATCAGTTCACGGTGGCGCTGCATCTGCAGCCGCACACCGTCGGCGTCGCCGAAGAAGCGGGTGTGGCGCAGCTGATTGACCTTGTCCGGCCCGATCGACTTCTTGCCCGCGTGCTGCAGGTACCAGGCGATGTTGCCCAGCGAGCCACCGAGGAAGCTGACGCCGGCCCCGGCGAAGGTGATCTTGGAGGTGGAGGCGAACACCAGCGGACGGTTCGGGTTGCCGGCCGCCTCGGCCAGGCCCAGCACGTCGACCTGGCGGATGAACTCGTCGGTGAGCGTGTGGACCGCGTAGGCGTTGTCCCACATCAACCGGAAATCCGGTGCGGCCGTGCGCATCTGGACCAGCCGTCGCACGGATTCCCAGGAGAAGGTGACCCCGGTCGGGTTGGAGTACACCGGAACGCACCACATGCCCTTGATCGCCGGATCGGCCGCGACGAGTTCCTCGATCAGGTCGACGTCGGGCCCGTCCTCGCGCATCGGCACCGGGATCATCTCGATGCCGAAGGATTCGGTGATGGCGAAGTGACGGTCGTAGCCGGGCGAGGGGCAGAGGAACTTCACCACCGGCTCCTGCGCCCAGGGCCGCACCGAGTCCACACCACCGTGCAGCAGCGAGAACACGATGCTGTCGTGCATCATCTCCAGGCTGGCGTTGTTGCCCGCGATGAGGTTCTGCACCGGGATGCCGAGCAGCTCGCCGAAGATCTCCCGCAGCTCGGGCAGGCCGTGCAAGCCGCCGTAGTTGCGGGTGTCGGTGCCGTCCCGGTCGCGGTAGTCCTCGCCGGGCAGTGACAGCAGGGCGTTGGACAGATCCAGCTGCGCCGGCGCGGGCTTGCCGCGGGTCAGGTCGAGATTGAGCTTCTTGGCCTGCAGTTCTGCGTAGTTGCGCTGCTGGAGTTCGTGCTGCGCGAGCAGATCGTCGCGGCCGAGAGACTGGAACGACACCGCGCGCCTTTCACAGATGCTGAACATAAGGGGACCCCGCGCACCCGCCAGAGCCCGTTGACCCTTGCTGCCTTCCGGCCCTGGGGGAGTTCACAGGATGGACGCCGCGCGGGGTCCACTGCGAGTGTAATACCCGGCTGTTCCCCCGGCGTTGACGGGAGCGGTTCAAGCGTCAGTTAGGATTGCCGACGGAGGATTCGCCTAGTGGCCTATGGCGCTCGCCTGGAACGCGGGTTGGGTTAACAGCCCTCAGGGGTTCAAATCCCCTATCCTCCGCGCTCGGGTCCGGGGTGCGACCTGCTGAATCAACCCTGATCAGCGGTTCGCACCCCGGCCCAATTAAGTACCCGAGGAGGAGTATGGGCCGCACCGTCGCGGTGATCTGGCACGCGTCGTTTTCGATCGTGGCCGCCGGCCTCTATTTCTTTTTCGTCCTCCCTCGTTGGCCCGAGCTCACGGGTCAGACCTCCCCGACGCTGGGGCTGATCCTGCGCATCGTCACCGGTGTGCTGATCGGCCTGGCGGCTCTGCCGGTGGTGTTCACGCTGCAGCGGACCAAGCGTCCCGAGCTGTCCACCCCGCAGATGGCGCTGCAGCTGCGGACCGCCTCGATCGCTCTGCACGTGGTGGCCGGAGTGTTGATCGCCGGCACCGCGATCGCCGAGATCTGGATGTCCCTGGACAGCTTCGGCCCATGGCTCTTCGGGATCTACGGCGCAGCCGCCGCGATCGCCCTGCTCGGCGTCTTCGGGTTCTACCTGGCCTTCGTCGCCGAACTCCCGCCCCCGCCGCCGAAGCCCGTCAAGATCCGGGAGACGACCGGGCGCCGGGGCCGCAAGGAGGCCGAGGCTGACGAGGCCGAGGCGACCGAAGTGGTCGAAGAAGCCGAGGCGACGGACGAGACCGACGAGTCCGAAGCGGCTGACGAGGTCACCGAGACCGAAGCGGCTGACGAGTCCGAAGCGACGGACGAGACCGAGGATGCCGACGAGGAAACCGCCGACGAGGCCTCCTCCGACGACGGCAAGTCCCTGCGTAACCGGCGGCCATCCAGCAAGAGCGCCACCTCGCGGCGCGGCTGGCGGAAGCGCGGCGAAGTCTCCGTCGAGGACTGACGCGCGCCTCTCGCGTCGACAGCGGGTACTTGGCCAGCCAAGATGGGTATATGAGCAAAGTGAGCTCACAGCCGATCAGAATGATTCTCGCGGCGGTACTGACTGCTGCGGCAGCCGTCGTCGCCCCACTAGCACCCGCCGGCGCCGCACCCGGTGACCCCGAGGCGGTCGCCGCTCAGGTCGAACCGTCGGTGGCCCGCATCGACACGGTGGTCGATTACCAGCAGGCGTACGGCATCGGCACCGGCATCGTGCTGTCCCCGGGCGGCGAGGTCCTGACGAATTACCACGTCGTCCAGGGCGCCAACACCATCAGCGCCACGGTCGGTGGCCAGAAGTTCCCGGCCGACCTGGTCGGCTACGACCGTCAACACGACATCGCGGTGCTGCAGTTGCACGGCGCGGCCGGGCTGCCGCCGGCACCCATCGGCGATTCGACCGCGCTCGCGCCGGGCCACCTCGTCGTCGCGCTCGGTAACGCCGGGGGCACCGGCTCGCCGCTGACCCGCGAGGTCGGCACCGTCAGCGCATTCGGCCGGACGGTCAACGCCGAGGACGAACTGACCGGCGCCACCGATCAGATCAACGGCCTGATCGAGTTCGCGGCACCGGTGCGTGCCGGTGACTCCGGCGGCCCGGTGGTCAACTCGGCAGGACAGGTCGTCGGCATGACCACGGCCGCGTCGGTGAACTTCCGGATGGGGCCCGGCGGCAAGGGGTTCGCGATCCCGATCAATGACGCGATGGGCATCGCCGGGCAGATCCGCTCCCGCACCCCGTCGCCTTCGGTCCACATCGGACCGCCGACCATGCTCGGTGTCGGTGTGCGTGCCGCGCAGCAGCAGAACGGCGGAGTGATCGTCCAGGACGTGGTCCCCGGCGGTCCGGCCGAGGCGGCCGGCCTGATCCCGGGCGATCTGCTGACGTCCATCGACGGCACCCAGCTGGATTCGGCGCGCACGCTGACCCTGGTTCTCGATCGGCACTACCCCGGCGACGTCATCGGACTGACCTGGACCGACCGTGCCGGCCAGCAGCACAACGGCAAGGCCACACTGGCGGCTGGGCCGTAGTCCGTGGTCACGCTCGACCGCCTGATCAACGTGCTGGGCGGCTACGGAGTGCGGCTGCGCGCCCCGGCACACGGATCGGACCCGGCCCCGCGGTCGACCGAGCTGCGCAGCGTGGTGATGCACGAACCCGGCGGGGTCATCGGCGATGTCCTGCTGGCCGTCGGTGCCGAGTCGGTCGCCGAGGCGGTGCGATGGGCGACGGCGGCGCGTGCCGTGGTGGTGCTGGTCCGCGGCGCCGAGGGGCCCGACGACGAGTCGATGGCCGGCGTCCGCATCGCGGTGATGACGGTCGAGCCCGAGGTGTCCTGGAGTGAGCTCGCCGCCGTGGTCTACGGCGTGGTGCTGGAGGGCCGGGAAACCGAATCCGGCCGTGGCCCAACCGATTTGTTCGCGTTGGCCGACAGCCTTGCCGACGCGGTCGGTGGCGCGGTCACCATCGAGGACCGGCGCAGTGCGGTACTGGCGTACTCCCGGCTGCAAGAGCATGCCGACCCGGCCCGCGCCGAGACGATCCTGAGCCGACGGGCACCGCAGCGACTCCGGGCGCTGTTCGAAGGCCGCGGCGTGTTTCGGCATCTGGCCGAATCCGACGATCCGTTGTTCGTCGCCGGCGACGAACAACACGGCCTGACCGGGCGGATGGTGGTGGCCGCCCGGGCCGGCCGGGAACTGCTGGGCTCAATCTGGGTGACGTGCGCCGAGCCGTTGCCCGACGCACGCCGGGCGGCCCTGGCCGACGGCGCCCGCATGGTCGCCCTGCACCTGCTCCGGTCACGGGCCAGCGCCGACCTGGAACGGCAGGTGGAATCGGAACTGGTGATCCGGTTGCTCGAGGGGGCCGCCGACGCGACGACAGCGGCCAGCCGGCTCGCGCTGCCGCAGACCCCGCTGCGGGTGATCGCACTGCGGGCCCACACCGCCGACGAGCGGCACGCCGCGCTGCTGTTGGCCTTCGAGCGGGCCACCGCCGGCTTCGGCTGGTCGCGGCCCGGACGCAGTGCGCTGGCCGGCAACACCGTCTACACCGTGCTGCCCGGCGCCGAGCCCGAGGCCGCAGGCAACTGGGTGTCCGGGTTGCGAGCCGCGCTGCCCGAACCCGTGACCGTGCTGGCCGGGATCAGCGGACCCGCCACCGCGGCCGAACTCGCGCTGGCCCGCAGCGAGGCCGACGAATGCCTGGCGCTGCACGAGCTGCGGCCCGCGGGCAGCGCGCCGGTGTACGACGAGGCCTGGGACGACATCCTGCTGCAGCGGCTGCGGATCGCGGCCCGCTCCGGCCGGGCCCCGCAGCGTGGGCCGGTCGCCGAGTTGCGGGCCCACGATCAGGCCAACGGAACCCAGTACGCGCCAACGCTGCGGGCCTGGCTGGAGGCGCAGGGCGATCTCGCCGCGGCCGGACAGGCGCTGGGCGTGCACGAGAACACCGTGCGCTACCGGCTGCGGAAGATGTCCGAACTGACGCAGCTCAACCTGGACGATGCGCGCAAGCGGTTGGCGATGATGATCGAGCTCGCCGCGACCGAAGAACTGTCGTAACACGACAATCTCCGACCGCCCGGTTGTCGGTGCGCTACAAACCGCTCGGACCTGGCCGCACTCACCATGGACACATGGGTGTCGAACGCATTGATGGCGGACCACGGTCGGCGGTCGTCGTGGGTGCAGGCATCGTCGGCCTGTCCACCGCATGGTTTCTGCAGGAACGCGGGGTCGAGGTCACCGTGGTCGACCGCACCGGCGTCGCCGCGGGTGCGTCGTGGGGTAACGCCGGCTGGATTTCGCCGACCCTGACCATCCCGCTCAACGACCCGGCCGTCCTGCGCTACGGCCTGCGCTCGCTTTTCGACCCGGCCGCGCCGCTGCACATCCCCTTCGCCTCGGGCCCGGGACTGTGGGCGTTCCTGGCCCGGTTCGCCATGAACTGCCGGCTCTCGTCGTGGACCAGGGTCGCCAAGGCCAACGTGCCGCTCAACGAGGAGTGCATCGAGGCCTACGACGTGCTGACCTCCAACGGGGTCACGGTGCCCACCACCGACGGGCCGATCACTGCGCTGTTCGAGACCGATCGCCAGGCCGAACACCTCATGACCGAACTGCGCCGGATGGCCGCGGCCGGCCAGACCGTGACGGTGACGGGACTGTCCGGTGCAATGCTGCGCGAGCATGTCCCGCTGGCGTCCGCGGCGATCACGGCGGGCGTCAGCGTGGAGGGTCAGCGCTTCGTCGACCCGGGCCGGTTCGTCCATGCGCTCGGCGATGCCGTCGTCGCCAGGGGCGGCCACCTGGTCACGGGCGAGGTCACCGGAATCCGGCCGGTGGGCACCGGCGACAGGGGTATCTACGTCGATCTATCTACGCGGTCCCTGAATGCCGAGACCGCGGTGATCGCCACCGGAGCGTGGCTGTCGCG
The genomic region above belongs to Mycolicibacterium sp. HK-90 and contains:
- a CDS encoding aminotransferase class I/II-fold pyridoxal phosphate-dependent enzyme, with product MSFQSLGRDDLLAQHELQQRNYAELQAKKLNLDLTRGKPAPAQLDLSNALLSLPGEDYRDRDGTDTRNYGGLHGLPELREIFGELLGIPVQNLIAGNNASLEMMHDSIVFSLLHGGVDSVRPWAQEPVVKFLCPSPGYDRHFAITESFGIEMIPVPMREDGPDVDLIEELVAADPAIKGMWCVPVYSNPTGVTFSWESVRRLVQMRTAAPDFRLMWDNAYAVHTLTDEFIRQVDVLGLAEAAGNPNRPLVFASTSKITFAGAGVSFLGGSLGNIAWYLQHAGKKSIGPDKVNQLRHTRFFGDADGVRLQMQRHRELIAPKFALVAEILEDRLAESKIASWTDPKGGYFVSLDVWPGTAKRTVALAKDAGIAVTEAGSAFPYRKDPDDKNIRIAPTFPSLADVRDAIDGLATCALLAATEHLLR
- a CDS encoding CdaR family transcriptional regulator — translated: MVTLDRLINVLGGYGVRLRAPAHGSDPAPRSTELRSVVMHEPGGVIGDVLLAVGAESVAEAVRWATAARAVVVLVRGAEGPDDESMAGVRIAVMTVEPEVSWSELAAVVYGVVLEGRETESGRGPTDLFALADSLADAVGGAVTIEDRRSAVLAYSRLQEHADPARAETILSRRAPQRLRALFEGRGVFRHLAESDDPLFVAGDEQHGLTGRMVVAARAGRELLGSIWVTCAEPLPDARRAALADGARMVALHLLRSRASADLERQVESELVIRLLEGAADATTAASRLALPQTPLRVIALRAHTADERHAALLLAFERATAGFGWSRPGRSALAGNTVYTVLPGAEPEAAGNWVSGLRAALPEPVTVLAGISGPATAAELALARSEADECLALHELRPAGSAPVYDEAWDDILLQRLRIAARSGRAPQRGPVAELRAHDQANGTQYAPTLRAWLEAQGDLAAAGQALGVHENTVRYRLRKMSELTQLNLDDARKRLAMMIELAATEELS
- a CDS encoding FAD-binding oxidoreductase; protein product: MGVERIDGGPRSAVVVGAGIVGLSTAWFLQERGVEVTVVDRTGVAAGASWGNAGWISPTLTIPLNDPAVLRYGLRSLFDPAAPLHIPFASGPGLWAFLARFAMNCRLSSWTRVAKANVPLNEECIEAYDVLTSNGVTVPTTDGPITALFETDRQAEHLMTELRRMAAAGQTVTVTGLSGAMLREHVPLASAAITAGVSVEGQRFVDPGRFVHALGDAVVARGGHLVTGEVTGIRPVGTGDRGIYVDLSTRSLNAETAVIATGAWLSRLAKPWVRTPVRAGRGYSFTVPVRRPLLGPIYLPEARVACTPYQGRLRVAGTMEFRSPDDPLQPPRVDAIIASAAPLLDGVDWDDRTDVWVGPRPVTPDGRPLIGEVAQGIYVAGGHGMWGLAHGPVTGRLLAEYITTGKQPEVLREFNPLR
- a CDS encoding S1C family serine protease, coding for MSKVSSQPIRMILAAVLTAAAAVVAPLAPAGAAPGDPEAVAAQVEPSVARIDTVVDYQQAYGIGTGIVLSPGGEVLTNYHVVQGANTISATVGGQKFPADLVGYDRQHDIAVLQLHGAAGLPPAPIGDSTALAPGHLVVALGNAGGTGSPLTREVGTVSAFGRTVNAEDELTGATDQINGLIEFAAPVRAGDSGGPVVNSAGQVVGMTTAASVNFRMGPGGKGFAIPINDAMGIAGQIRSRTPSPSVHIGPPTMLGVGVRAAQQQNGGVIVQDVVPGGPAEAAGLIPGDLLTSIDGTQLDSARTLTLVLDRHYPGDVIGLTWTDRAGQQHNGKATLAAGP
- a CDS encoding DUF559 domain-containing protein; this translates as MSEPFIGTEALAAGIVTRYQLNRDHRRILPNIYVDKRTAVSLRQRTTAAWLWSGRNAVIAGAAASALHGPKWVADDVPIELIVAKTKPPGKVITRQDLICDGEVMRIDGLSVTSVERTAFDLGRRGLIGAAVARLDALARATGLKADDVLALAARHRHARGLRQLERALDLFDPGGQSPKETWLRLMLIDAGFPRPQTQLPVLGPDGYPRYFLDLGWEELMLAVEYEGAQHADQLGYDITRSDYITRVGWTHVRVAAGHRRPAIILRVGHEWDRLWRPELGIAPRRPPLAGPSLELGC